In one Sesamum indicum cultivar Zhongzhi No. 13 linkage group LG12, S_indicum_v1.0, whole genome shotgun sequence genomic region, the following are encoded:
- the LOC105175484 gene encoding quinone oxidoreductase PIG3 yields MKAIVITEPGGPEVLQLREVEDPKIKDDEVLIRIAATAVNRADTLQRQGRHPPPKGDSEYPGLECSGIVEAVGKNVHRWKIGDQVCALVGGGGYAEKVAVPAAQVLPVPPGVSLQDAASFPEVACTVWSTVFMMSHLSKGETFLVHGGSSGIGTFAIQLAKYHGIKVFITAGSEEKLAACKDLGADVCINYKTEDFVSRVKEETGGKGVNVILDNIGGSYLQRNLESLNFDGRLFIIGFMGGLVAEINLGSVFAKRLTVQAAGLRSRSPENKALIVSEVEKNVWPAIAAGKIKPVVYKYFPLGEAVEAHQLIESSKHIGKIVLLVS; encoded by the exons ATGAAGGCGATAGTGATCACAGAGCCAGGTGGGCCTGAAGTGCTACAGTTGCGAGAAGTCGAGGACCCAAAGATCAAAGACGACGAAGTTTTGATTAGAATTGCAGCAACCGCAGTCAACAGAGCTGATACCCTTCAGCGGCAGGGCAGGCACCCTCCCCCTAAGGGTGATAGTGAGTATCCGGGTCTTGAATGCTCCGGAATCGTTGAAGCAGTTGGCAAAAATGTTCATCGCTGGAAGATTGGCGACCAG GTATGTGCTCTTGTTGGTGGAGGAGGGTATGCGGAGAAAGTTGCTGTTCCTGCTGCACAAGTTCTTCCTGTTCCCCCTGGTGTTTCTTTGCAGGATGCAGCTAGTTTTCCTGAGGTAGCATGCACGGTCTGGTCCACGGTATTTATGATGAGCCACCTATCCAAAGGAGAAACTTTCCTG GTACATGGGGGCTCCAGTGGGATTGGTACATTCGCAATTCAGCTGGCTAAATACCATGGAATCAAAGTGTTCATCACTGCAG GAAGTGAGGAAAAACTAGCTGCTTGCAAGGACCTCGGAGCTGATGTTTGCATCAATTATAAGACCGAGGATTTTGTTTCCCGAGTGAAGGAAGAAACTGGGGGGAAAG GTGTCAATGTCATACTAGATAATATTGGTGGCTCATACTTACAGAGGAACCTGGAAAGCTTGAATTTTGATGGGAGGCTTTTCATAATAGGTTTCATGGGTGGATTAGTGGCTGAAATAAACCTCGGAAGTGTGTTTGCAAAACGCCTTACAGTGCAGG CTGCCGGCCTGCGGAGCAGGAGCCCAGAAAACAAAGCTCTGATTGTAAGTGAAGTGGAAAAAAATGTCTGGCCAGCAATTGCTGCAGGGAAAATAAAACCTGTTGTGTACAAGTATTTTCCACTGGGAGAAGCTGTGGAAGCTCACCAGCTCATTGAAAGCAGCAAGCATATAGGAAAGATTGTCCTCCTTGTCTCATAA